In one Mastacembelus armatus chromosome 19, fMasArm1.2, whole genome shotgun sequence genomic region, the following are encoded:
- the ubtd1b gene encoding ubiquitin domain-containing protein 1 isoform X1 — protein MGGCVGRYWEGWDDTQSRGSSRNGGRGGRNEPLKKDRPKWKSDYPMTEGQLRSKRDEFWDTAPAFEGRKEIWDALKAAAVALECNDHELAQAIVDGASITLPHGTLTECYDELGNRYQLPVYCLAPPVNLISERSDEDPSDSPEPAVAPKKEFQLKVRLSTGKDLRLSASMADTIGQLKKQLQAQEDIDAAHQRWFFSGKLLTDKTRLQDTKIQKDFVIQVIVNPQALRAPKLSPTTTGSSPASE, from the exons ATGGGAGGATGTGTGGGGAGATACTGGGAAGGCTGGGACGACACACAGAGCCGAGGCTCCTCCAGGAACGGTGGACGAGGAG GACGTAATGAGCCACTGAAGAAAGATCGTCCAAAGTGGAAGAGTGACTACCCAATGACAGAAGGCCAGCTACGGAGCAAGCGGGATGAGTTCTGGGACACAGCCCCAGCCTTTGAGGGTCGGAAGGAGATTTGGGATGCCCTGAAAGCCGCTGCTGTGGCCCTTGAATGTAATGACCATGAGCTGGCCCAGGCTATAGTGGATGGAGCCAGCATTACACTGCCACATG GTACTCTCACTGAGTGTTACGATGAACTTGGGAACCGCTACCAGCTGCCCGTCTACTGTCTGGCCCCACCTGTCAACCTCATCTCAGAGCGCAGTGATGAAGACCCCAGTGACAGCCCTGAACCCGCAGTAGCACCCAAGAAGGAATTCCAGCTCAAG GTACGTCTGTCCACTGGTAAAGACCTTCGCCTTAGCGCCAGCATGGCTGACACTATAGGGCAGCTtaagaagcagctgcaggccCAGGAGGATATCGATGCTGCTCACCAGCGCTGGTTCTTCTCTGGCAAGCTGCTCACGGACAAGACGCGGCTGCAAGACACCAAGATCCAGAAGGACTTTGTTATCCAAGTCATTGTCAACCCACAGGCCCTCCGAGCACCCAAGCTGTCACCCACTACCACTGGCTCCTCCCCTGCATCTGAATAG
- the mms19 gene encoding MMS19 nucleotide excision repair protein homolog isoform X3, protein MLRSLFQDIPVQSLKMEERSYVYNMLISLMESREAELKGLGADFVFGFVQSMDGERDPRNLLLAFQIANNIIRRSYDLGTFTEELFEVTSCYFPIDFTPPPNDPHGITKEELIQALRAVLTGTPKFAEFLLPLIIEKLDSDVQSAKLDSLQTLTACVSQYEHKDLAEFLEGLWASLRREVFQTSSEKIESAGLTALTALTSCLSRSVLNSDSEDSLRTFLDLVLNDCKHHLCEPDLKLVWPSAKLLQAACSASTRASHIVTAAVMPSLIEQYSSRTQCSHRRTLLEVVQRFVQSVKISQSLENEESVFLAFSQPLCNMVFSALTESNSSLQITATSVLTSLAQQTGLLLDSDIELAVDHLTRLLLTEEDDRVSLAVVECAGALAQLYPAAFITKLIPRLKKEMFSEPMEQDNRREPSELHSHNAVRQRCLSALAAVSKQPSVVLESTPVLLEVLSSAHTGSASFSVEEVVLACRSLQRIAEQVQDTEKTGRCFHDIIIPRLLSLALQAALQGEGSSGCRSPLVEEVVLSAMVPVISTSCSRLQPTLAGQTASRAVSLFLDGDVSFLPDNSFPSHIQLLKQGDSWSQSQMVCLLMGCMCSLPCSVEVPQVDQLLSQLEEMSCTCSHPLSYTAAAKCFAGLVNKRPLGDSLDSLIQRTMKRVCSELDCTTSAVRTQAFTLLIWVAKALLLRYHPLSTALTDKLFSLLDDAELGATAANGFSLLMSDSVDVLNRSYHADVRIMYRQRFFSENSAKLVQGFNAAPQEKKPNYLKALSNIVNKLPKQVQVTELPALLSLLLEALSCPDQGVQLSTLSCLEPVLIDPPLALIQQLEALVSRLIALICSPAMNVRIASLRCIHALSRFPVHEILPFRARVLQALAPPLDDRKRLVRSEAVQARGEWFLVGSPGGR, encoded by the exons ATGCTGAGGTCTTTGTTCCAGGACATTCCAGTACAG TCTCTGAAGATGGAAGAGAGATCATACGTCTACAATATGCTCATCAGCCTCATGGAGTCCAGAGAGGCCG AGCTGAAGGGTTTGGGGGCGGACTTTGTGTTTGGTTTCGTCCAATCAATGGATGGCGAGAGGGATCCTCGCAACCTCCTGTTGGCCTTCCAGATCGCAAACAACATCATCCGCAGAAGTTATGATCTAG GTACATTCACAGAGGAGCTGTTTGAAGTGACGTCCTGCTATTTCCCCATCGACTTCACCCCC CCTCCCAATGACCCCCACGGCATCACCAAAGAGGAACTAATTCAGGCGCTGAGGGCCGTACTCACCGGGACGCCAAAGTTTGCTGAG TTTCTGTTACCTCTAATCATTGAGAAGCTGGATTCAGATGTTCAGAGCGCGAAGCTGGACTCACTGCAGACGCTG ACTGCATGTGTGTCACAATATGAACATAAGGACTTGGCAGAATTCCTGGAGGGGCTGTGGGCGTCACTGCGCAGAGAG gtgTTTCAGACCTCCAGCGAGAAGATTGAGTCTGCAGGCCTCACTGCTCTCACCGcactcacttcctgtctgtctcgCTCAGTCCTCAACTCTGACTCTGAAGACTCCCTCAGAACATTCCTGGATCTTGTTCTCAACG ATTGCAAGCATCACCTGTGTGAGCCTGACCTGAAGCTCGTGTGGCCCAGCGCTAAGCTGCTGCAGGCCGCCTGCAGCGCCTCCACCAGGGCGAGCCACATCGTAACAGCCGCTGTCATGCCTTCACTAATTGAGCAGtacagcagcagaacacag TGTTCCCACAGACGGACATTATTGGAAGTGGTACAACGTTTTGTCCAGTCAGTAAAAATCAGCCAGTCTTTAGAGAACG AAGAGAGTGTGTTTTTAGCCTTCAGCCAGCCCCTGTGCAACATGGTGTTCTCAGCTCTGACAGAGTCTAATTCCAGTCTGCAGATCACGGCCACCTCTGTGCTCACATCGCTGGCACAACAAACAG GTTTGCTGCTGGACTCTGATATTGAGCTGGCTGTAGATCACCTGACCAGACTGTTGCTGACAGAGGAGGATGATAGAGTCAG TCTCGCTGTGGTGGAGTGTGCCGGAGCCCTAGCCCAGCTGTACCCTGCAGCTTTTATTACTAAACTCATCCCCAGGCTAAAGAAggagatgttttctg agCCAATGGAGCAAGACAACAGAAGAGAACCTTCAGAGCTGCATTCCCATAATGCAGTGCGGCAGCGTTGTTTGTCTGCTCTGGCTGCGGTGTCCAAACAACCCAGTGTTGTCCTGGAGAGCACGCCTGTCCTCCTGGAGGTGCTGAGCTCAGCACACACAG GGAGTGCCAGTTTTtcggtggaggaggtggtgctGGCGTGTCGAAGCCTCCAGAGAATAGCAGAGCAGGTCCAAGACACCGAAAAGACAGGACGATGCTTTCACGACATCATCATTCCGCGCCTGCTGTCCTTGGCCCTCCAAGCAGCACTGCAGG GTGAGGGGTCATCTGGCTGCCGGAGCCCTCTGGTAGAGGAGGTGGTCCTGTCTGCTATGGTCCCTGTCATCAGTACTTCCTGCTCCAGGCTGCAGCCCAC GCTGGCAGGACAGACAGCGTCGAGGGCCGTCTCTCTCTTCCTGGACGGGGATGTCTCCTTTTTGCCCGACAACTCCTTCCCATCACACATCCAGCTGCTCAAG CAGGGGGACTCGTGGAGCCAGTCTCAGATGGTTTGTCTGCTGATGGGCTGCATGTGTTCCTTACCTTGCAGT GTAGAGGTGCCCCAGGTAGACCAGCTGCTCTCACAGCTAGAGGAGATGAGCTGCACCTGCAGCCACCCGCTGTCATACACCGCTGCTGCAAAGTGCTTTGCCGGTCTGGTTAACAAGAGACCActgg GTGATTCTCTTGACAGCCTCATTCAGAGGACGATGAAGAGGGTCTGTAGTGAGTTGGACTGTACAACTTCAGCTGTACGCACCCAGGCATTCACACTCCTGATCTGG GTTGCCAAAGCACTGCTTCTTCGATACCACCCTCTGTCCACAGCACTGACTGACAAG CTCTTCTCCCTGCTCGATGATGCTGAACTGGGTGCAACAGCGGCCAACGGCTTCTCGCTGCTGATGAGCGACTCTGTAGACGTTCTGAATCGTAGTTATCATGCCGACGTTCGCATCATGTACCGCCAGCGCTTCTTCAGCGAGAACTCGGCTAAGCTGGTGCAGGGTTTCAACGCAGCTCCCCAAG AGAAGAAGCCCAACTACTTGAAAGCTCTGTCCAATATTGTCAATAAACTGCCGAAACAAGTTCAAGTCACTGAGCTACCAGCG cttctgtcactgctgctggagGCCTTGTCATGTCCTGATCAAGGCGTCCAGCTGTCTACCCTGTCCTGTCTGGAGCCCGTCCTCATTGACCCACCTCTAGCCCTCATCCAGCAGCTGGAGGCTTTGGTCAGCAGGCTGATAGCCCTCATCTGTAGTCCAGCCATG AATGTAAGGATTGCCTCGCTGCGGTGCATCCACGCTCTTTCCCGTTTCCCTGTACACGAG ATCTTGCCATTTCGGGCCCGAGTGCTGCAAGCATTGGCCCCGCCTCTGGATGACAGGAAGAGGCTGGTGAGGAGCGAGGCGGTCCAGGCCCGAGGAGAGTG GTTCCTTGTGGGAAGCCCTGGGGGAAGGTGA
- the mms19 gene encoding MMS19 nucleotide excision repair protein homolog isoform X2: MAADGAALLSLVEEFVSGLQDSKAKDAATGVRDGQFTILQLVEALGLSLTSSQPHTRARGVQLLSEVLQDCYGNLTEREVEVLIAFYENRLKDHFVITPHVLNGLRALTKSTVLPPGSAVSMLRSLFQDIPVQSLKMEERSYVYNMLISLMESREAELKGLGADFVFGFVQSMDGERDPRNLLLAFQIANNIIRRSYDLGTFTEELFEVTSCYFPIDFTPPPNDPHGITKEELIQALRAVLTGTPKFAEFLLPLIIEKLDSDVQSAKLDSLQTLTACVSQYEHKDLAEFLEGLWASLRREVFQTSSEKIESAGLTALTALTSCLSRSVLNSDSEDSLRTFLDLVLNDCKHHLCEPDLKLVWPSAKLLQAACSASTRASHIVTAAVMPSLIEQYSSRTQCSHRRTLLEVVQRFVQSVKISQSLENESVFLAFSQPLCNMVFSALTESNSSLQITATSVLTSLAQQTGLLLDSDIELAVDHLTRLLLTEEDDRVSLAVVECAGALAQLYPAAFITKLIPRLKKEMFSEPMEQDNRREPSELHSHNAVRQRCLSALAAVSKQPSVVLESTPVLLEVLSSAHTGSASFSVEEVVLACRSLQRIAEQVQDTEKTGRCFHDIIIPRLLSLALQAALQGEGSSGCRSPLVEEVVLSAMVPVISTSCSRLQPTLAGQTASRAVSLFLDGDVSFLPDNSFPSHIQLLKQGDSWSQSQMVCLLMGCMCSLPCSVEVPQVDQLLSQLEEMSCTCSHPLSYTAAAKCFAGLVNKRPLGDSLDSLIQRTMKRVCSELDCTTSAVRTQAFTLLIWVAKALLLRYHPLSTALTDKLFSLLDDAELGATAANGFSLLMSDSVDVLNRSYHADVRIMYRQRFFSENSAKLVQGFNAAPQEKKPNYLKALSNIVNKLPKQVQVTELPALLSLLLEALSCPDQGVQLSTLSCLEPVLIDPPLALIQQLEALVSRLIALICSPAMNVRIASLRCIHALSRFPVHEILPFRARVLQALAPPLDDRKRLVRSEAVQARGEWFLVGSPGGR; this comes from the exons ATGGCTGCGGACGGTGCTGCACTGCTGTCTCTGGTGGAGGAATTTGTCTCGGGACTACAGGACAGCAAGGCCAAAGATGCAGCAACAG GTGTCAGAGATGGACAGTTTACAATACTGCAGCTGGTGGAAGCACTGGG ACTGAGTTTGACTAGCTCACAGCCTCACACCCGAGCCAGAGGAGTCCAGCTGCTGTCTGAGGTTTTACAGGACTGCTATGGAAATCTTACAGAGAGAGAAG TGGAAGTGCTCATTGCTTTCTACGAAAACCGTTTAAAGGACCATTTTGTCATCACACCACACGTTTTAAATGGACTCAGAGCATTG ACAAAGTCTACGGTGTTGCCTCCTGGCTCGGCCGTGTCCATGCTGAGGTCTTTGTTCCAGGACATTCCAGTACAG TCTCTGAAGATGGAAGAGAGATCATACGTCTACAATATGCTCATCAGCCTCATGGAGTCCAGAGAGGCCG AGCTGAAGGGTTTGGGGGCGGACTTTGTGTTTGGTTTCGTCCAATCAATGGATGGCGAGAGGGATCCTCGCAACCTCCTGTTGGCCTTCCAGATCGCAAACAACATCATCCGCAGAAGTTATGATCTAG GTACATTCACAGAGGAGCTGTTTGAAGTGACGTCCTGCTATTTCCCCATCGACTTCACCCCC CCTCCCAATGACCCCCACGGCATCACCAAAGAGGAACTAATTCAGGCGCTGAGGGCCGTACTCACCGGGACGCCAAAGTTTGCTGAG TTTCTGTTACCTCTAATCATTGAGAAGCTGGATTCAGATGTTCAGAGCGCGAAGCTGGACTCACTGCAGACGCTG ACTGCATGTGTGTCACAATATGAACATAAGGACTTGGCAGAATTCCTGGAGGGGCTGTGGGCGTCACTGCGCAGAGAG gtgTTTCAGACCTCCAGCGAGAAGATTGAGTCTGCAGGCCTCACTGCTCTCACCGcactcacttcctgtctgtctcgCTCAGTCCTCAACTCTGACTCTGAAGACTCCCTCAGAACATTCCTGGATCTTGTTCTCAACG ATTGCAAGCATCACCTGTGTGAGCCTGACCTGAAGCTCGTGTGGCCCAGCGCTAAGCTGCTGCAGGCCGCCTGCAGCGCCTCCACCAGGGCGAGCCACATCGTAACAGCCGCTGTCATGCCTTCACTAATTGAGCAGtacagcagcagaacacag TGTTCCCACAGACGGACATTATTGGAAGTGGTACAACGTTTTGTCCAGTCAGTAAAAATCAGCCAGTCTTTAGAGAACG AGAGTGTGTTTTTAGCCTTCAGCCAGCCCCTGTGCAACATGGTGTTCTCAGCTCTGACAGAGTCTAATTCCAGTCTGCAGATCACGGCCACCTCTGTGCTCACATCGCTGGCACAACAAACAG GTTTGCTGCTGGACTCTGATATTGAGCTGGCTGTAGATCACCTGACCAGACTGTTGCTGACAGAGGAGGATGATAGAGTCAG TCTCGCTGTGGTGGAGTGTGCCGGAGCCCTAGCCCAGCTGTACCCTGCAGCTTTTATTACTAAACTCATCCCCAGGCTAAAGAAggagatgttttctg agCCAATGGAGCAAGACAACAGAAGAGAACCTTCAGAGCTGCATTCCCATAATGCAGTGCGGCAGCGTTGTTTGTCTGCTCTGGCTGCGGTGTCCAAACAACCCAGTGTTGTCCTGGAGAGCACGCCTGTCCTCCTGGAGGTGCTGAGCTCAGCACACACAG GGAGTGCCAGTTTTtcggtggaggaggtggtgctGGCGTGTCGAAGCCTCCAGAGAATAGCAGAGCAGGTCCAAGACACCGAAAAGACAGGACGATGCTTTCACGACATCATCATTCCGCGCCTGCTGTCCTTGGCCCTCCAAGCAGCACTGCAGG GTGAGGGGTCATCTGGCTGCCGGAGCCCTCTGGTAGAGGAGGTGGTCCTGTCTGCTATGGTCCCTGTCATCAGTACTTCCTGCTCCAGGCTGCAGCCCAC GCTGGCAGGACAGACAGCGTCGAGGGCCGTCTCTCTCTTCCTGGACGGGGATGTCTCCTTTTTGCCCGACAACTCCTTCCCATCACACATCCAGCTGCTCAAG CAGGGGGACTCGTGGAGCCAGTCTCAGATGGTTTGTCTGCTGATGGGCTGCATGTGTTCCTTACCTTGCAGT GTAGAGGTGCCCCAGGTAGACCAGCTGCTCTCACAGCTAGAGGAGATGAGCTGCACCTGCAGCCACCCGCTGTCATACACCGCTGCTGCAAAGTGCTTTGCCGGTCTGGTTAACAAGAGACCActgg GTGATTCTCTTGACAGCCTCATTCAGAGGACGATGAAGAGGGTCTGTAGTGAGTTGGACTGTACAACTTCAGCTGTACGCACCCAGGCATTCACACTCCTGATCTGG GTTGCCAAAGCACTGCTTCTTCGATACCACCCTCTGTCCACAGCACTGACTGACAAG CTCTTCTCCCTGCTCGATGATGCTGAACTGGGTGCAACAGCGGCCAACGGCTTCTCGCTGCTGATGAGCGACTCTGTAGACGTTCTGAATCGTAGTTATCATGCCGACGTTCGCATCATGTACCGCCAGCGCTTCTTCAGCGAGAACTCGGCTAAGCTGGTGCAGGGTTTCAACGCAGCTCCCCAAG AGAAGAAGCCCAACTACTTGAAAGCTCTGTCCAATATTGTCAATAAACTGCCGAAACAAGTTCAAGTCACTGAGCTACCAGCG cttctgtcactgctgctggagGCCTTGTCATGTCCTGATCAAGGCGTCCAGCTGTCTACCCTGTCCTGTCTGGAGCCCGTCCTCATTGACCCACCTCTAGCCCTCATCCAGCAGCTGGAGGCTTTGGTCAGCAGGCTGATAGCCCTCATCTGTAGTCCAGCCATG AATGTAAGGATTGCCTCGCTGCGGTGCATCCACGCTCTTTCCCGTTTCCCTGTACACGAG ATCTTGCCATTTCGGGCCCGAGTGCTGCAAGCATTGGCCCCGCCTCTGGATGACAGGAAGAGGCTGGTGAGGAGCGAGGCGGTCCAGGCCCGAGGAGAGTG GTTCCTTGTGGGAAGCCCTGGGGGAAGGTGA
- the mms19 gene encoding MMS19 nucleotide excision repair protein homolog isoform X1, with protein sequence MAADGAALLSLVEEFVSGLQDSKAKDAATGVRDGQFTILQLVEALGLSLTSSQPHTRARGVQLLSEVLQDCYGNLTEREVEVLIAFYENRLKDHFVITPHVLNGLRALTKSTVLPPGSAVSMLRSLFQDIPVQSLKMEERSYVYNMLISLMESREAELKGLGADFVFGFVQSMDGERDPRNLLLAFQIANNIIRRSYDLGTFTEELFEVTSCYFPIDFTPPPNDPHGITKEELIQALRAVLTGTPKFAEFLLPLIIEKLDSDVQSAKLDSLQTLTACVSQYEHKDLAEFLEGLWASLRREVFQTSSEKIESAGLTALTALTSCLSRSVLNSDSEDSLRTFLDLVLNDCKHHLCEPDLKLVWPSAKLLQAACSASTRASHIVTAAVMPSLIEQYSSRTQCSHRRTLLEVVQRFVQSVKISQSLENEESVFLAFSQPLCNMVFSALTESNSSLQITATSVLTSLAQQTGLLLDSDIELAVDHLTRLLLTEEDDRVSLAVVECAGALAQLYPAAFITKLIPRLKKEMFSEPMEQDNRREPSELHSHNAVRQRCLSALAAVSKQPSVVLESTPVLLEVLSSAHTGSASFSVEEVVLACRSLQRIAEQVQDTEKTGRCFHDIIIPRLLSLALQAALQGEGSSGCRSPLVEEVVLSAMVPVISTSCSRLQPTLAGQTASRAVSLFLDGDVSFLPDNSFPSHIQLLKQGDSWSQSQMVCLLMGCMCSLPCSVEVPQVDQLLSQLEEMSCTCSHPLSYTAAAKCFAGLVNKRPLGDSLDSLIQRTMKRVCSELDCTTSAVRTQAFTLLIWVAKALLLRYHPLSTALTDKLFSLLDDAELGATAANGFSLLMSDSVDVLNRSYHADVRIMYRQRFFSENSAKLVQGFNAAPQEKKPNYLKALSNIVNKLPKQVQVTELPALLSLLLEALSCPDQGVQLSTLSCLEPVLIDPPLALIQQLEALVSRLIALICSPAMNVRIASLRCIHALSRFPVHEILPFRARVLQALAPPLDDRKRLVRSEAVQARGEWFLVGSPGGR encoded by the exons ATGGCTGCGGACGGTGCTGCACTGCTGTCTCTGGTGGAGGAATTTGTCTCGGGACTACAGGACAGCAAGGCCAAAGATGCAGCAACAG GTGTCAGAGATGGACAGTTTACAATACTGCAGCTGGTGGAAGCACTGGG ACTGAGTTTGACTAGCTCACAGCCTCACACCCGAGCCAGAGGAGTCCAGCTGCTGTCTGAGGTTTTACAGGACTGCTATGGAAATCTTACAGAGAGAGAAG TGGAAGTGCTCATTGCTTTCTACGAAAACCGTTTAAAGGACCATTTTGTCATCACACCACACGTTTTAAATGGACTCAGAGCATTG ACAAAGTCTACGGTGTTGCCTCCTGGCTCGGCCGTGTCCATGCTGAGGTCTTTGTTCCAGGACATTCCAGTACAG TCTCTGAAGATGGAAGAGAGATCATACGTCTACAATATGCTCATCAGCCTCATGGAGTCCAGAGAGGCCG AGCTGAAGGGTTTGGGGGCGGACTTTGTGTTTGGTTTCGTCCAATCAATGGATGGCGAGAGGGATCCTCGCAACCTCCTGTTGGCCTTCCAGATCGCAAACAACATCATCCGCAGAAGTTATGATCTAG GTACATTCACAGAGGAGCTGTTTGAAGTGACGTCCTGCTATTTCCCCATCGACTTCACCCCC CCTCCCAATGACCCCCACGGCATCACCAAAGAGGAACTAATTCAGGCGCTGAGGGCCGTACTCACCGGGACGCCAAAGTTTGCTGAG TTTCTGTTACCTCTAATCATTGAGAAGCTGGATTCAGATGTTCAGAGCGCGAAGCTGGACTCACTGCAGACGCTG ACTGCATGTGTGTCACAATATGAACATAAGGACTTGGCAGAATTCCTGGAGGGGCTGTGGGCGTCACTGCGCAGAGAG gtgTTTCAGACCTCCAGCGAGAAGATTGAGTCTGCAGGCCTCACTGCTCTCACCGcactcacttcctgtctgtctcgCTCAGTCCTCAACTCTGACTCTGAAGACTCCCTCAGAACATTCCTGGATCTTGTTCTCAACG ATTGCAAGCATCACCTGTGTGAGCCTGACCTGAAGCTCGTGTGGCCCAGCGCTAAGCTGCTGCAGGCCGCCTGCAGCGCCTCCACCAGGGCGAGCCACATCGTAACAGCCGCTGTCATGCCTTCACTAATTGAGCAGtacagcagcagaacacag TGTTCCCACAGACGGACATTATTGGAAGTGGTACAACGTTTTGTCCAGTCAGTAAAAATCAGCCAGTCTTTAGAGAACG AAGAGAGTGTGTTTTTAGCCTTCAGCCAGCCCCTGTGCAACATGGTGTTCTCAGCTCTGACAGAGTCTAATTCCAGTCTGCAGATCACGGCCACCTCTGTGCTCACATCGCTGGCACAACAAACAG GTTTGCTGCTGGACTCTGATATTGAGCTGGCTGTAGATCACCTGACCAGACTGTTGCTGACAGAGGAGGATGATAGAGTCAG TCTCGCTGTGGTGGAGTGTGCCGGAGCCCTAGCCCAGCTGTACCCTGCAGCTTTTATTACTAAACTCATCCCCAGGCTAAAGAAggagatgttttctg agCCAATGGAGCAAGACAACAGAAGAGAACCTTCAGAGCTGCATTCCCATAATGCAGTGCGGCAGCGTTGTTTGTCTGCTCTGGCTGCGGTGTCCAAACAACCCAGTGTTGTCCTGGAGAGCACGCCTGTCCTCCTGGAGGTGCTGAGCTCAGCACACACAG GGAGTGCCAGTTTTtcggtggaggaggtggtgctGGCGTGTCGAAGCCTCCAGAGAATAGCAGAGCAGGTCCAAGACACCGAAAAGACAGGACGATGCTTTCACGACATCATCATTCCGCGCCTGCTGTCCTTGGCCCTCCAAGCAGCACTGCAGG GTGAGGGGTCATCTGGCTGCCGGAGCCCTCTGGTAGAGGAGGTGGTCCTGTCTGCTATGGTCCCTGTCATCAGTACTTCCTGCTCCAGGCTGCAGCCCAC GCTGGCAGGACAGACAGCGTCGAGGGCCGTCTCTCTCTTCCTGGACGGGGATGTCTCCTTTTTGCCCGACAACTCCTTCCCATCACACATCCAGCTGCTCAAG CAGGGGGACTCGTGGAGCCAGTCTCAGATGGTTTGTCTGCTGATGGGCTGCATGTGTTCCTTACCTTGCAGT GTAGAGGTGCCCCAGGTAGACCAGCTGCTCTCACAGCTAGAGGAGATGAGCTGCACCTGCAGCCACCCGCTGTCATACACCGCTGCTGCAAAGTGCTTTGCCGGTCTGGTTAACAAGAGACCActgg GTGATTCTCTTGACAGCCTCATTCAGAGGACGATGAAGAGGGTCTGTAGTGAGTTGGACTGTACAACTTCAGCTGTACGCACCCAGGCATTCACACTCCTGATCTGG GTTGCCAAAGCACTGCTTCTTCGATACCACCCTCTGTCCACAGCACTGACTGACAAG CTCTTCTCCCTGCTCGATGATGCTGAACTGGGTGCAACAGCGGCCAACGGCTTCTCGCTGCTGATGAGCGACTCTGTAGACGTTCTGAATCGTAGTTATCATGCCGACGTTCGCATCATGTACCGCCAGCGCTTCTTCAGCGAGAACTCGGCTAAGCTGGTGCAGGGTTTCAACGCAGCTCCCCAAG AGAAGAAGCCCAACTACTTGAAAGCTCTGTCCAATATTGTCAATAAACTGCCGAAACAAGTTCAAGTCACTGAGCTACCAGCG cttctgtcactgctgctggagGCCTTGTCATGTCCTGATCAAGGCGTCCAGCTGTCTACCCTGTCCTGTCTGGAGCCCGTCCTCATTGACCCACCTCTAGCCCTCATCCAGCAGCTGGAGGCTTTGGTCAGCAGGCTGATAGCCCTCATCTGTAGTCCAGCCATG AATGTAAGGATTGCCTCGCTGCGGTGCATCCACGCTCTTTCCCGTTTCCCTGTACACGAG ATCTTGCCATTTCGGGCCCGAGTGCTGCAAGCATTGGCCCCGCCTCTGGATGACAGGAAGAGGCTGGTGAGGAGCGAGGCGGTCCAGGCCCGAGGAGAGTG GTTCCTTGTGGGAAGCCCTGGGGGAAGGTGA
- the ubtd1b gene encoding ubiquitin domain-containing protein 1 isoform X2, translating to MTEGQLRSKRDEFWDTAPAFEGRKEIWDALKAAAVALECNDHELAQAIVDGASITLPHGTLTECYDELGNRYQLPVYCLAPPVNLISERSDEDPSDSPEPAVAPKKEFQLKVRLSTGKDLRLSASMADTIGQLKKQLQAQEDIDAAHQRWFFSGKLLTDKTRLQDTKIQKDFVIQVIVNPQALRAPKLSPTTTGSSPASE from the exons ATGACAGAAGGCCAGCTACGGAGCAAGCGGGATGAGTTCTGGGACACAGCCCCAGCCTTTGAGGGTCGGAAGGAGATTTGGGATGCCCTGAAAGCCGCTGCTGTGGCCCTTGAATGTAATGACCATGAGCTGGCCCAGGCTATAGTGGATGGAGCCAGCATTACACTGCCACATG GTACTCTCACTGAGTGTTACGATGAACTTGGGAACCGCTACCAGCTGCCCGTCTACTGTCTGGCCCCACCTGTCAACCTCATCTCAGAGCGCAGTGATGAAGACCCCAGTGACAGCCCTGAACCCGCAGTAGCACCCAAGAAGGAATTCCAGCTCAAG GTACGTCTGTCCACTGGTAAAGACCTTCGCCTTAGCGCCAGCATGGCTGACACTATAGGGCAGCTtaagaagcagctgcaggccCAGGAGGATATCGATGCTGCTCACCAGCGCTGGTTCTTCTCTGGCAAGCTGCTCACGGACAAGACGCGGCTGCAAGACACCAAGATCCAGAAGGACTTTGTTATCCAAGTCATTGTCAACCCACAGGCCCTCCGAGCACCCAAGCTGTCACCCACTACCACTGGCTCCTCCCCTGCATCTGAATAG